GTTCGCGACACTTGTCGCAAATCTCCAGTTTCCGCATCATTTCTTCTGCAAGTTGGTCTGAGTGGTGTTCTATAAGTCGCACCAGCCTGAGAGCAATCATGATCGCCTCCCGTGGTGGACAGCCCTCACGCGGATTGTAATCCCAAAACCCCTCCGCGGGCGCATTGGAAAATGGTTATCTCGGATAGCTGTGAAACACTTTTCGCACAAAACCATGAAACCTGTGAATGCCGCCACTGTTATTCAAGAACATGAACGGACACTCACCATTTATGACGTTCACCCCTGCGTTCCTCAGACGCGAGAGTGAAAGCGGCGATACCTTGCTCCGCCCGTTATACCCATAAATCCACACGTGACGAACTCCAGCTTTGGCGCAGTCCTGCATGAGATCTTCCGTTATCGCCTGAGGCGTCATCAGTAATACGGCGTCAGGCGCAGGCCTCACATCCGCCAGTCGCGGACAGAATTGCGATCCATCGACTTCTGTTGCGTTCGGGTTAACAGCAACCGTCTCATAACCTCGCGCAACGAATTCCTTGAACAACGAGCGACTGAAATCTTTTGGATTCCGCGAAACGCCAATCACCGCAATCCGCTTCTGCCCCAGAAATTCTCGAATTTCGTCCAGAGAATTCATATTGATCCTGAGGTTATCCTAAGGTGGTCGAATAACTATTTCAGTGACTGCCGTACTAGCGGGATGTGCGAGCGGGGACGCGATTCAGGTTCAGCCGTAGTGCGGCTTCTCCTATAACCAACCCGTCACTCTGCAAGGAAGCTCAGAATTCTTGCGATGCCTTCCCTGCAGACGTCCTCTCGAGTAATCAGGCTCAGTACCAGGTACCCCTCCGATACGAAGTCGAAGAAATGTCCCGGCTGCACCAGCACGTTTTCCTGCTCCAGCAATTGAATGGCAAGTTCTTCATCCGATCGGATAGCCGGCACACGCAGCACGGCGTACCAGCCTCCCTCAACCTGCAAACGTTGGCACAGGCTCTGCTTGCGCAGTTGCCCATCCAGCGTGGCAAGATTCTCCTTCACTCTCGCCTTCAACTGCTGCTGAATCCCCTCGCGCATCGCCAGCATCTCCGGTAAGGCCCACTGCACTGGCGCATTAGGCGAGAGGTAAGTATCCGCAATCACCTCCAGCCGCGCTGACGCCTCCTGCGCGACCGATTCCGGCCCGCTCAGCGCCATCCACGCCGACTTCATCTGCGGCAACCCGCTGATCTTCGACAACCCGCTCAAGGTGAGCGTCAAAGCCCCCCAACTTCCCGCAAACGAGAGTGGAGCGTCCCCACCAACTGAATAGTCCAGGAACACCTCATCCACAATGATGGCTAGGCCGCGCTCGTCGCAAATGCGATCCAACAGCCGCTTCTCTTCTTTCTTCACATATGATCCGGTCGGGTTATTCGGATGGACGACCAGGACTGCCCGCGTGTTCGAAGCCATCGCGCACTCGAGCGAATGGAAATCAATCTGCCATCCGTGATCGTAAATCAACTCATACGGAACCAGTTTCACGTCCTGCAAATCGGCGAGAAACTCGAATAACGGGTAGCTGGGTTGCGGAACGAGGACCTCGTCGCCGGGATCGCAGAGCAGGCGAAACACATATGTGTACGCCTCACTCGTGCTCACGGTTAAAAAGATCTGCTCGGCCGAAACTTCGATTCCCTTCTCGGCGTAGTACCCGGCAACCGCCTTTCGCGCCGGCAGCAATCCTTTTGACGCCGGCTCATAATCCAGCCCCCGCGGCGAGGCCAACGCCTTCAGCAGTCGTTCCGACTCATATTGCAACCCAACTTCGGTCGGATTAGACGCCGTCAGGTCCAGCAGTTCGCGCCCACTGGCGCGAAAGCGTTCGAGTGCTTCCGTATATTTGTTTTTCGTCAGCTTCCAATTCGTTCGGCGCGAGAACATGGCCTTGAATCTACAAGCTGCCGTTCGTCCGCGCAAACTTCAACCAGCAGCTCACGCATGGCAACCTAGCCGTCACTCCGCGTGTCTCAACCCCAGAGAGCGATCGCCCGAATCTTGGAGGCCCAATGATTGGGGACCTGCTGAACCGCTGGCCTGTCGTCAAGCAGATCAAATCAGGCTCATGGCGCGGAACCGGAGAAGAAGCCATGAGCGATCACACCAAGCAGCTTCTCCCCAAGCACTTCGACGCCGATGTCGCCCGGTCGATCTGTCCTTATTGCGGCGTTGGCTGCGGCCAGCTCGCGTTCCACAAAGATGGCCAGCTCATCTCCATCGAAGGCGATCCGGCCTCGCCCATCTCCCGTGGCCGGCTTTGCCCCAAGGGCGCGGATACATTTGAACTGCACACGCATCCGCACCGCCTGAAGAAAGTGCGCTATCGCCGCCCATATGCGACCGAGTGGGAGGAGATTCCACTCGAGCAGGCGATGGACATGGTTGCCGACCGCCTTTGGGAATCCCGCGAGCGTACTTTCCAGGAAAAAGAAGATGGCGACTGGGTAATGCAGACCAAGAAGATCGCGCATCTCGGCGGCGCAACCCTCGACAACGAAGAGAACTACCTAATAAAGAAGTTATTTTCGGGTGGCCTCGGTATGGTGTGCATCTCCAACCAGGCCCGTATATGACACAGCTCTACCGTGCCCGGTCTGGGCACATCGTTCGGACGCGGCGGCGCCACCACCGCGCAAACTGATCTCGCCAACGCCGACGCCATCCTCATCATGGGCTCCAACATGGCGGAGAACCACCCTGTCGGGTTCCAGTGGGTTATGGAGGCGCGTGAGAAGAACAACGCCACTATCATCCACGTCGACCCGCGATTCACTCGCACCTCGGCTATGGCCGATATGTGGGTGCCTCTGCGCGCCGGAACCGACATCCTTTTCCTCGGCGGCCTGATCAATTACGCCATTACGCACAACAAAATCTTCCGCGACTACGTTGTTCCCTACACCAATGCTGGCGTCATCCTCCGGGATGATTTCAAGGACACTGAAGACCTCGGCGGCGTTTTTTCGGGCTGGAGCGGTAAAACCAAGAAATACAGTCCAGAAACCTGGCTCTATAAGGGTGAGCCGCGCAAGGAAGGCACACCTGCAATTCCCGGCCACTCTGAGTCAGGCGGAGGTCACGGCAAGGACCGCGGAGGTGAAGCCGGTAAGGTCAGTGAGTACGAGTTCGATGCCACGCTTCAGAATCCCCGCTGCGTTTTCCAGGTGTTGAAGCGCCATTTCTCCCGTTACACGCCGGAGATGATCGAGCGCCATGCCGGTCTTCCCAAGGACAAGTTCTTGAAGGTTGCCGAGGCCTTTACCTCTGCATCCGGCCCAGACAAGACCGCCGCCATCTGCTACGCCGTTGGCTGGACGCAACACTCCAAGGGCGTTCAAATCATTAGGACAGCGGCAATTCTTCAACTATTACTTGGGAACATCGGGCGTCCTGGCGGCGGCATACTTGCCCTCCGCGGACACGCGTCCATCCAGGGTTCCACCGATATTCCGACCCTCTATGACATCCTCCCCGGCTATCTGCCCATGCCGTTCTTCGAGGCAGATTCGAAAACGTTCGAGAACTACATTAACAAGCACCGCGCAAACAAGGGCCTGTGGTGGCACTTTGAAGACTACTTCGTCAGCCTCATGAAGGCCTGGTATGGCGAGCACGCGCAGAAGGAGAACAACTGGTGCTTCGATCTCCTGCCCCGTGTCACCGGTGACCATTCGCACTTCGGCTATTGGCTCGACATGCAGGACGGCAAGATGGAAGGCCTCTTCGTCATGGGCCAGAACCCGGCCGTCGGGGCTTCCAACGGGCGACTCGAACGTACAGCGTTGTCCAAGCTCAAATGGCTGGTTGTCCGAGACATGGTGGAAACCGAGACCGCCTCATTCTGGTACAACTCACCGGAAGTCGAGCGCGGCGAACTGAATTCCAAGGACATCGCCACAGAGGTTTTCCTTTTCCCAGCCGCCGGCAGCGCGGAGAAAGAAGGCACTTTCACCAACACGCAGCGGCTATTGCAATATCGCGAAAAGGCCGTGAATCCACCAGGCGACGCCCGCAGCGAAACTTGGTTCATGTATCACCTTGGAAAGCGCCTCAAGAAGAAAGCCGTTGGAAAAATCGGCGTCCGCTACGAACCCATCCAAAAGCTTCAGTGGAATTACACGACGCATGGTCTTCACGAGGAGCCCAGCGTTTCTCAAATCCTTCAGGAGATCAATGGCCGCGATCTGAACACTGGCGAGTTGCTCCCGAGCTACAAAAAGCTGGAAGCCGACGGCAGCACTGCCTGCGGATGTTGGATCTACTCCGGCGTCTTTCCTAAGGACTTGGAGAACAAGGCGCACAAGCGCGAACCCGTTGGCTACCTTGGCCACGGCTGGGGCTTCAGCTGGCCAAACGACGTTCGCATCCTATATAACCGCGCCTCCGCCCGTCCTGACGGGAAGCCCTGGAGCGAGCGCAAAAAGCTCGTCTGGTGGGATGAAGAAAAATCAGAGTGGACCGGGCTCGACACACCCGATTTCGAGAAGAAGATCCGCCCGGATTACAAGCCCAGCAAAGAAGCTACAGGGTCGGAAGCAATCCCCGGCGATAAGCCGTTCATCTTGCATCCTGACGGCATGGGCTGGCTTTTTGTTACCAGTGGTCTCAAGGACGGACCGCTCCCCGTTCACTACGAGCCGCTCGAATCGTTGTTCCCTAATGTGCTCTACCCGGAGTACGACAATAATCCTGCCGCGAAAAAGAAAGAGCGGCCTGACAATCCGTACTCGCAACCTTCCGACGCCCGCTTCCCTTACGTCCTCACGACCTATCGCCTGACCGAGCATCACACCGCCGGCGGAATGTCACGCTCGCTGGGGCATCTTTCCGAACTGCAGCCTGAGCTTTTCTGCGAGGTCTCGCCCGAACTCGCCGGCACTCTCGGCCTCGAGCACGGCGGTTGGGCCTGTATCTACACTCCTCGATCCATCATTGAAGCGCGCGTAATGGTGACCGCACGCATGCGGCCACTCTGGGTAGAAGGCCGCACGGTTCACCAGGTCGGACTTCCCTATCACTGGGGATACAACGGCCTTGCTCTCGGCGATGTCGTGAACGATCTGCTCGTCATCTCGGAGGAGCCCAACGTGCGCATTATGGAAACCAAGGCCCTCGTCTGCGATATCGTCCCTGGCCGGCGTGAAGCTGGTGCCAAAGCACTGGAGCAATGGAAATCACACATGAGAGAGGCCGTATGACCACGACCGCATTTCTCACCGACTCGACTCTCTGCATCGGCTGTAAAGCCTGCGAGGTCGCCTGCAAGGAATGGAATGGCATCTCCGACGACGGCCTGAACTTCACCGGTTTTAGCTACGACAACACAGGCGCCGTCGGCCACTCCACATGGCGACACGTTAAGTTCATCGAAGCCATGCCCATTCCGGGCGAAGGCGGCAATGCTCCCGACGTCGCATCCTGGGCGTTCTCGTCCGACGTCTGCAAGCACTGCGAAGTCGCCGGATGCCTCGAGGCCTGCCCCACCGGCGCGATCGTGCGCACCGAATTCGGCGGAGTCTTCGTTCAGCCGGACGTTTGCAACGGCTGCGCCTACTGTGTCGTCTCCTGCCCATTCGGCGTTGTTCAGAAAAATAAGGATGACGGTCGTGCATTCAAATGCACCTTCTGCTACGACCGCCAGAAGATTGGGCTTCCGCCTGCATGCGCAAAAGCCTGCCCAACAGAATCGATCAAGTTCGGCGAAATTAACGAACTTCGACTCGCCGGGCAGGAGCGTGTCCGTGAACTGCGCTCGCGCGGAATGGAAGACGCCGAGTTTTACGATCCCACGGAAACCAGCGTCAAGGGCACGCACGCATTCTTCATCACGCGCGGCGATCCCAAGCAGTACAACCTGCCGCCGCAACCGGAAGTCCCCACAACTTATCTACGTTCCGGGTGGATGTCCTCGGCACTCGCAGCCGGGGTACTCGCCGTAGGAAGCCTGATCGCATTCCTGGGGAGTGGCCGGCCATGAGCGATCCCCTCCTCAATCTCCCAAACGAGTACGCGCAGCAGGGCTGGCACGCCGATCGGGAAGCACGGCTCCTCGAAATTCGCAAGCGCGCGGAAGAGTTCGGCGAAGTCACTGAGAAGGGCGTCATTCCCGCTGGCGCTCCTTTTCCGATTGCGTCACCGAGTACCGGATACTACGGCATCCCTCTTCTGAAGCAGCCGCAATGGAATCCGGGAATTCCCGTCTACTTTTTCGTTGGCGGAGCCGCTGGCGCGTCAGCCGTGATCGGCGCGATGGCCCACTTGACTGGTCGTGACGACAAAGTTGCTCGCGATGCTCGCCTCGTCGCGGCCGCCGGTGCTGCCGTATCCGGCGCACTGCTCGTAGCCGATCTTGGCCGGCCTTCGCGCTTCCTTAACATGCTGCGAATGTTCAAGCCGCAGAGTCCTATGTCCATGGGCGCCTGGATACTCGCGGGCTTCGGAACTTTCTCCGGTGCCGCCGCCGTCGCGCAAATCCTCGCGGATCGTTTCGCCTTCGGACCATTCCGCATCATTGGTAATGTCGCCGAAGGATTCTCGGCGCTCTTCGGCCTACCCTTCTCCAACTACACCGGCGTGCTCATCGGCGCTACCGTCATTCCCGTGTGGAATCACAACGTCCGGACCCTGCCATTTCACTTTGGGATGTCCGGCATGAACGCCGGCGTCTCGGTGCTCGAGCTTCTCGGCAATGACACCTCGCCCGCGCTGAACCGTATCGGAATTATCTCCGCCGCCGCGGAAATCTATGAAGGCGTTGAACTCGAACGCAAGCGCGACCCGATCGTCAACGAACCGTTGAAGCACGGCGTCAGCGGTTGGATCACGCGTGCCGGCGGAATTCTCTCCGGCCCCGTGCCTCTCGTCCTCCGCGTCGCCGCCGAAGCCATGGGCGTTCGCCGCTCCCGCCAGCTTCGCCGCGCCGCCGCCGTCTCCAGCATCGCCGGATCGCTGCTCACGCGAATCGGTTGGCTCCGCGCCGGCCACGCGTCCGCAAAAGATTGGCGGCTGCCACTCCAGGTGAAAGCTCAGCCGCGCTTGCGCGAAATGCAATCTAAACCCGAATACCCGCATCTCCGCAAAACCGGCTCGTAGCTCGTCACTGTCTGGAGGGGCAGGTGACCTCGCCTGCCCGAGCTTTACTTTCGACGAAAGAGTTTTAGTGGCGCTGGCAACGGCTGTCCCATCCGCTAAAATCTCTGAATGCCGTTCTCCATCCGCCCCGCCGTAACCCCCGAGGACTTCGATATCGCCCGCACAATGTTCAGGGAGTACCAGGCCTCGATCGACACCGATCTTTGCTTCCAAAGCTTCGAGCAGGAACTCGCGGGACTACCCGGCAAGTACGCGCCCCCGCGTGGCACCCTTCTTATCGCGTGGATGGATAGCGAGGACCAAACGCAAATTCCCGCAGGCGTGATCGCCATGCGCCCACTCGCCGACGACATCTGCGAGATGAAGCGCCTTTACGTCCGCCCCATCGCCCGCGGACACAATCTGGGACGCCGCCTCATCGAGCATCTGATCAAAACCGCTCGCTCGGCCGGCTACCGCAAAATGCGCCTCGATACCCTGACCGACAAAATGGCCCGCGCTATTACCCTTTACCGCGCCTTCGGCTTCTACGACATCGCACCTTACTTCGATAGTCCATTGCCCAACGAACTCTTTCTCGAACTCGACCTTGAATCGGCTGCCACCGCCCAACCATAATCGTTTTTCGTCTTTTACCTTTGCGGTTTTTCCCTTCCCGTTTGCGTTTTTACTCGATCCGCTCGAACTGATACCGCTTCTCTTTTAACGCCGTAACTAACTCATGTACATGCTCCGCCCCACGCGTTTCCATGGTGAGATCGATCGCGGTATTTCCTAAATCCACTCCGAAGTAAGTCCGATCGTAAGCAGTCTGGACGATATTCGCCCGATGCTCCGCCAGCACGCCCGTCAAGTTGTGAAGCGCACCAGGATAATCCGGCAGATGGATTCTCAGCCGCACCATCCGACCGTCTTCTGCCAAGCCGCGCTCGATGATCCGCGACAGAATCGAAACGTCGAGATTCCCGCCGCTGATCACCACTCCGACATTCTTTCCCATCACCGCTAACTTTCTGTGCAGCAGTGCCGCGACCGGAGCCGCTCCCGCACCCTCGACCAGCGTCTTTTCCCGTTCGAGTAACAGCAGAATCGCCGCTGCGATCTCGTCCTCGTCGACGGTCACGATGTCGTCCACGTACCGCTGCACCATCTCGAACGTACGTTCGCCCGCGCGCCGCACCGCAATTCCATCAGCGAGCGTCGACGAAACGGGCAGCGTCACTGGTCCACCTTTCCGTACGGCTTCCCGCATCGAAGGCAGCCTGGCCGTCTGCACGCCGATTACACGCACCTTCGGATTCGCCTCTTTGATCGCGCACGCCACTCCGCTGATCATCCCGCCGCCACCGATTGAGGCGATCAGGACATCAATTTCTGGTACCTGCTCCATCAATTCGAACCCGAGCGTTCCCTGTCCCGCCATGACCGCATCGTCATCGAACGGATGCACGAACGTACGCCCAGACTCCGTGCACCGGCGCAGCGCCTCTTCGCAGGCTTCATCGTAATTCGCGCCATGAAGGATCACCTCTCCGCCGAACCGCCGCGTCGCCATGACCTTGATCAGTGGCGTCGCCATCGGCATCACGATCTGTGCTGAGATCCCGCGCTGCGTCGCGTGGTAAGAAATGGCCTGCGCATGATTTCCTGCCGAGGCCGCTATCAGGCCACACAAACGCTCGTCCGCCGAGAGCGTCAGAATCTTGTTCAGCGCCCCGCGCTCCTTGTACGACCCGGTCATCTGCAGGTTCTCGTACTTGAGCCATACGCGGCTCTCCGTCATTTGTGACAACGCGCTCGACTTCGCGCACCGCGACACCAGCACCGAACTCCCGATTCGTTCCCGCGCCGCTTTTACATCACCGACTGTGATCATCCGTTCTTTGACCTCGGTGGACCAGGTTCACACTCTGCTGCTGACGGTTAACCAGGGTCCTTTCCCCAATTGAAAAGCCACCACTCGTCTCGGCGGGTGGTGGCTTTCTTACGTAGATCTTTCGCCCGGCCCGCCTATGGAGCGATGGCAATAATCCGAATAATCGCGAGGGCGGATTTCCGGATGAACACACGACCGTAACTCGCCGCTGGTTCCAGCGAAATTGCCGGCCTTGAGAACATGTTCATCATGGCGTTCGTCATTCATACAGGGAAGCAGACCTGATGGTCAAGTTACTAGTACTAATGCGCTATTAGCCGCCTCACAACGGTGTCCGCGCGTTTGGAAGAATCGGCCCGTTGACTCCCCGGCCCAACGGCAGTACGCTTCCCCTGTCGTGGGGAGGCGACTGCCATGATTCCACGTGTCTTCTTTGGATTGGTTCTGCTGGTTCTTCTTCTCTCGTCCCAAGCCTTCTCGCAAGCCACTGTCGAATCGGGACTCGCCAATTCTGCCGCCGGCAATGCGGCTGCAAAAACCGGCTCCGCGCTCGGCAATGCTCTCAGCAACGCTTTCGACAAGAGCACACAGAAATTATCTAATGCCACAGAGGCTCCCGCGCAACCGAACCCAACACCCGTGACGACAACAGTTCCGCCCGCAGGCACGAACACTGCAACTGCGACGAACACGCCCCACGCACCGCTGCCGGCCCGTGACGCCGCTGTTGTCCAGTTCTCCGTTCAAGACGTCGGAACCAGTTGTCCTCCCGCAAAAGACTGGACCCAGGCTGACAACCAGCCTTCAGCAGACAACAAGCTCACGGTTTGCTCGCTTCATGCTTCCTCTGGGCCGTTCCCAAAAACCAAGTACAAACCGGTGGTAGATATAAAGTTCTAACTGCGTGATAGTGCCGTTGAATCACATCCCCCTGCTTCCCCCGTCACTGACGCCGATTTCTGTGCCTGCTTAACTATTCGCAAACTGTTTACTTTCAGGAGGTCATTGTGCACCCACCAAGGGCGTTGCACATCGTCCTCAGTCTCGTTGCCATTGCGGGCTTCTTCCTTTTCATCACCGCCTGCATGCCATCATGGAGTCCCGATGGCTCTCAACTCGTCTTCGACTATGTCAGGGCTGGCACGAAAGAATGCGGGATCGCGCTGTACGACACCGCGACCGGCAAAGCGACCTCCATCTACACTTATCGTCCGAAGGGCTCGAGCCAGCCAGTCATTTCTGCACAGTGGCGCGAGGATGGCCGCACCGTTCTTGCCTTCGTGTACGACGATGCCGCCCCCAGCGAAGAACGCTCATTCCTTGCCGAGGTTGCTCCCAACGGCGACGTAGTTCGAATCATCAAACTCAATCAGAGCGAGGGCTACTTCGCTCCCGCCGCTGAAGTTCGCCGTGTGCTCTATTTATGGGGCGATCATCCCATCAAAGTCGACCTCGGTAGCGGAGAATACAAAGACATAGAGGATCTGGGTACTGCCTATTTCTTCCGCGCCAACGACCAGGTTGCATTCATCGCCAAGTCGGAAAGCATGGAAAACAAGGACCTGTTCCTGATCGGCAGCCTGGAATCTGATTCCTCACAACCCCACAATTCCACGGAGTTTCGCGTCCCCAACCCAAGCGAAAGCGACTACAACGGTTTCGTTCCACCGCCCGCCACAGACCGCACCGGCCGCATTGCTTTGCCGGTGGCACGGGAAGATAAGACTGCCGTCATCGTGATCTGCGACCAACAAGGATTGCAACGCATCATCGAGCCGAAACTCGACCCGCACTCCCAAATCGGCAACCTCCAATGGTCTCCCGATGGCAACTCGCTTTATGCCGGGGTGCTCGGTGCTGTTAAAAAGAACACGTCCGTATGGTCAATCGCCGAAATCAATGCGGAGACCGGCGATATTGTGCGGATCGTCCCCGTCTCACAAATGAACGCTTCCGAGGGAGATGTTGATTCCAGCTTCTTCCATCACTTCCCAATTGCGCTTTCGCCCGATGGCCGCACCATTGCCACGAACCTGGCCGGGGCACCGGATAAGAGTGTTTCTGAAACTGATCGAGCCCTGTATCTTCTCGATCTCAACGGCGACTCAGCCAAGGTGACTAAGGTTCCCTACCCGGCAGCGAAGTGATATGGACTTTCTCCGCCACCTCTTCTCGCATATCTGCGGTCAGGTCAACTGCTGGCACGCTGGCGGTGTCGTCAGCGCTGCCTGTCAGCGCTGCACCGGACTCTACATCGGAGCGCTCGTCGCAGCTATCGCGTTCGTCACCTTCCGTCCGCGCCCGACTTCCCGCTCGCTCTGGTTACACGGCATCGCAATGCTTCTGATGCTTCCCTTCGGCTATCACCTGGTCCCTCAGAGCACTGTCGTTCGCGCAATCACCGGCCAGTTGTTCGGTTATGGGATGAGTTTTTACCTGCTGCTCCTGCCCGCCGATCGTTTTGATTTTTGGTGCACAGGAATACCGACTATTTCCAGCGTCTGGTATCTCATCAGCCTCATTACCGCGATTCCGGTCATCCTGCTGGGCGCAACTTCTGGCTCGCCGCTGGCGGTTACCGCCCTCAGCTATCTCGCTTTCGCCGGACTCATGTCGGTCACATATCTCATCTCGTGGAACGCGCTCATTCTGCTCGCAACGGCTTGGGGTGCCGTCAGCACGCGCATGTCTGGAACTGCATGAGCGACCTCCTCCTCTTCGTCCGGCCGCCCCGGCCCATCTGGCCGTTCAACGGACCTGACAGTGCGTTCTGGCCGCCGCTCGCCTTCGCCTCGCTTGCTGCCGCCGTCCGCGAACAGCTTCCAAACGTTAAAGTCTCCATCCTTGATGCACCTGCTCTGCGCATGGGCTGGCGCACGCTTGAGCAGCATCTGGGCGCCCTGAAGCCGAGTTACGTCGCGATCGGCGAAGAAGCCGTCAGTTGCGCCGATGATCTTCGCCTCGCCGCCCTGGCGAAATCCATGGGCGCGCAAGTGCTCGCCGGGGGATGCTGTTTCGGAAATCTGGCCGCCGAAGTGCTTTCCACAGGCCTCGTCGACTTCGTCGTCCACGGAGAGGGCGAACAGACACTCATCGAGCTCATGCAAGCCCTCGTGTCGCATGAGACACACTCTCTTCGTGACATCAAAGGTATCTCCTTCCGGGAAGAGGACACCCTCGTCAGAACGCCATGGCGTGACCCAATCGAAGATCTCGATCGTCTTCCGTTCCCCGCCTACGATCTTCTCCCAATGCACCGCTACGGCGCCGAAAGCCGCAACCATCGCGATTTCGTCGCCCTCGAACTCAGCCGCGGCTGCTGCCACCGTTGTTCCTTCTGCGTGCTCTGGCGTCAGATGGGGCGCCCTTCACCAGCTGTCGTGGCGCCGGGCGCGGCCCAGCAAATCGTCGAACCGTGCCTTCGCACTAAGTCCCCCGAGCGCGTCGTTGCCGAAGTCGAGTACGTGACTAAGAATTTCGGTCGCAAATACATCGGCTGGGTGGACCCGTGCTTCAATGCCAACCCGACCGTTCCTCGCCGAGTCGCTGAGATGCTTCTCTCGCGCGGACTGAAAATCGGCCAGAGCGCCTGGGTCCGTGCTGACTACCTCTGCCGCGACGCTGCCTCCGGTGCACTCGAACTGTGCGTTCGCGCCGGATTGAACGAAATCTATATCGGAATCGAGCGTTGCTCGAACAATGAATTGGGGAGTCTTGCGAAGGGTTCGCAATATGAGGAGGTACGCAGTGCCCTTCAGCACATTACGACGCGCTACCCCGCCGTCTGTACTATCGGGTCTTTTATCTATGGCATCGAAGGTGATACTCGCGACACTATTCGCGAACTGTTCCGCGGCGCCTATGACCTCCCACTGGATGTGGTGATCTTTATCCCGCTCACTCCCCTGCCCGGTACGCCTTTCTGGGATCGCTCGCTCTGGGACGGCACCGGAACCTCCCTACGCCAGTGCAGCTTTCTTCCAAACCCGATCGGTTCTGCCGCGGAACACCACAAGGCCCTGCTCCACGATATGACCTGGTACTGGCCCCCAGGTCGCCTTCGCTGCCTGGTGCATTCTCTCGCAGCGCCCGACGCCCGACGCCGCAGCATCGCACGGCGCATCTTCAGCCGCGGCTTCCGCTTCATCCTCAGCCCGCGTCATCGCGATCCCATGCCAATTCCGGCATGGTACGAAAGCTAGCCCGTTCTCTGTTTAATCCACAATGAACAGCTTTGCTCCGCTTGCGGTTGAGGACCTATGTGCTTCCATCCCATCCGCCACCTGGTAGCTCATTCCCGGCCGCAAAGTTATCCTGCGTCCGTCCTGCAATTCCGTTTCGAGCTGCCCTTCAACACACAACAAGATGTGCCCTTTGCTGCACCAGTGGTCCGCCTTGTACCCCGCCGTGTACTCCACCATGCGAACACGAATGTTCCCGACATTCTGTGTGCGCCA
This is a stretch of genomic DNA from Terriglobia bacterium. It encodes these proteins:
- a CDS encoding GNAT family N-acetyltransferase, which produces MPFSIRPAVTPEDFDIARTMFREYQASIDTDLCFQSFEQELAGLPGKYAPPRGTLLIAWMDSEDQTQIPAGVIAMRPLADDICEMKRLYVRPIARGHNLGRRLIEHLIKTARSAGYRKMRLDTLTDKMARAITLYRAFGFYDIAPYFDSPLPNELFLELDLESAATAQP
- the ilvA gene encoding threonine ammonia-lyase — encoded protein: MITVGDVKAARERIGSSVLVSRCAKSSALSQMTESRVWLKYENLQMTGSYKERGALNKILTLSADERLCGLIAASAGNHAQAISYHATQRGISAQIVMPMATPLIKVMATRRFGGEVILHGANYDEACEEALRRCTESGRTFVHPFDDDAVMAGQGTLGFELMEQVPEIDVLIASIGGGGMISGVACAIKEANPKVRVIGVQTARLPSMREAVRKGGPVTLPVSSTLADGIAVRRAGERTFEMVQRYVDDIVTVDEDEIAAAILLLLEREKTLVEGAGAAPVAALLHRKLAVMGKNVGVVISGGNLDVSILSRIIERGLAEDGRMVRLRIHLPDYPGALHNLTGVLAEHRANIVQTAYDRTYFGVDLGNTAIDLTMETRGAEHVHELVTALKEKRYQFERIE
- a CDS encoding DUF2085 domain-containing protein; protein product: MDFLRHLFSHICGQVNCWHAGGVVSAACQRCTGLYIGALVAAIAFVTFRPRPTSRSLWLHGIAMLLMLPFGYHLVPQSTVVRAITGQLFGYGMSFYLLLLPADRFDFWCTGIPTISSVWYLISLITAIPVILLGATSGSPLAVTALSYLAFAGLMSVTYLISWNALILLATAWGAVSTRMSGTA
- a CDS encoding radical SAM protein; this encodes MSDLLLFVRPPRPIWPFNGPDSAFWPPLAFASLAAAVREQLPNVKVSILDAPALRMGWRTLEQHLGALKPSYVAIGEEAVSCADDLRLAALAKSMGAQVLAGGCCFGNLAAEVLSTGLVDFVVHGEGEQTLIELMQALVSHETHSLRDIKGISFREEDTLVRTPWRDPIEDLDRLPFPAYDLLPMHRYGAESRNHRDFVALELSRGCCHRCSFCVLWRQMGRPSPAVVAPGAAQQIVEPCLRTKSPERVVAEVEYVTKNFGRKYIGWVDPCFNANPTVPRRVAEMLLSRGLKIGQSAWVRADYLCRDAASGALELCVRAGLNEIYIGIERCSNNELGSLAKGSQYEEVRSALQHITTRYPAVCTIGSFIYGIEGDTRDTIRELFRGAYDLPLDVVIFIPLTPLPGTPFWDRSLWDGTGTSLRQCSFLPNPIGSAAEHHKALLHDMTWYWPPGRLRCLVHSLAAPDARRRSIARRIFSRGFRFILSPRHRDPMPIPAWYES